The region GCCTGGCGCACCGCCAATTTGCCGATTGAAAAAGCCTGAACCTCTGAAAGTACCTTATGCAAGCTGTCAAGATGTACACCACCGCTGTTTGCCCCTACTGCATTCGTGCCAAACAACTGCTCAAAGCCCGTGGTGTTGAGCAGATTGAAGAAATTCGCATTGACCTGAACCCCGCTGAGCGTGATCAGATGATGGCCATTACCCAGCGCCGCACCGTGCCACAAATCTTTGTGGGCAGCACCCATGTGGGTGGCTGTGACGATTTGGTGGCGCTGGATGCCAAGGGCGGTTTGCTGTCCTTGTTGCAAGCTGCCTGAGTTATTTTCCCGATTTTTTAACTGAAAGACCCCCATGGCTGAAAACCAAGACCCCATTTTCCAAATTCAACGCGTTTACCTCAAAGAGTCTTCACTGGAACAGCCCAATTCACCAGCCATCCTGCTCGAACAAGAGCAGCCCACCGTGGACATCCAGCTGGGCGTGAATGCAGCCCCTGTGGCTGAAGGGGTATTTGAAGTGGTGGTGACCGCCACCGTGCAGACCAAAATCAAGGACAAAACGGTATTTCTGGTGGAAGCCAGCCAAGCCGGCATCTTTGAAATCCGCAATCTACCGCAAGAACAAATGGGTCCAATCATGGGTATTGCCTGCCCACAAATTGTCTATCCCTACCTGCGTGGCAATGTGGCTGACCTGATCCAGCGCGCCGGGTTCCCCCCCGTGCACCTGTCTGAAATCAACTTCCAGGCCATGTACGAGCAACAGCAATCTGCACAGGCAGAACCCACTCTGCCTCAGTAATTTCAAAGCCTTTTGGTGCTCTGGAGCTTATGGATAGTGTGTAAGCAGCTATGAAAATCATTGTGCTTGGTGCGGGTGCATGGGGGACTGCGCTGGCTGTCAGTGCACAGCGCACCGGGCATCAGGTGACCCTTTGGGCGCGTGATGTGGCGCTGGTACAAACCATGCAAACCCGGCATGAAAACCTGCGTTATCTGCCCGGGGTGGTTTTGCCCGATGGCTTGAGCTTCAGTGCCACCCCTGTCAACTTGTTGAATGCCGGGTTGGCGCAAGCTGACCTGGTGGTCATCGCCACGCCTATGGCCGCCCTGCGTCAGATGTTGACGGCAGTGGCTGCCTGCCGCGCCCCGGTGGCTTGGTTGTGCAAGGGTTTTGAGGCCGCTTCTTCTGAAGGTTTTGGCCTTCTAGCCCATGAAATACAAGCGCAAGTAGCTCCTGATTTAAGAGCTGGCGTACTCAGTGGCCCGAGTTTTGCACTCGAGGTGGCGCGTGGCCAACCAACCGCCTTGGTCGCGGCCAGTGTGCATACATCGGTACGCTCGGCACTGGTGGCGGCCTTTCACAGCCCAACGCTGCGGGTCTACGCCAATGAGGACATCGTCGGGGTGGAAGTGGGTGGCGCGGTGAAAAACGTGCTGGCCATTGCCACCGGTTTGTGTGATGGCCTGCAATTGGGTCTGAACGCCCGTGCCGCCCTGATCACCCGGGGTTTGGCTGAAATGACCCGGCTCGGGCTGGCTTTGGGCGCACAGGCCACCACCTTCATGGGTTTGAGTGGTCTGGGCGACCTGGTGCTCACCGCCACCGGTGACCTGTCACGTAACCGTCAGGTTGGTTTGTCACTGGCACAGGGGCACAATCTGAGTCAGGCCACGGCGGCTTTGGGCCATGTGGCCGAAGGTGTGTACAGCGCCCGCACGGTGGTGCAGCGCGCTGCCCAGGTTGGCGTTGAAATGCCGATTGCCCAAGCCGTGGTGGCTTTGCTGGATGCTCAGTTGACCCCGGTGCAAGCGGTGGCCGCGCTGATGGGGCGTGAACCTACCCAAGAGCAGGCCGTGCAAGCCGTATTAACCTGAATTTTTGAGCCATTGGAGCTTTTGACATGACTGCACATTCTGATTTTTCACCCGCCATGGTGGCGGAACTGGCCAGCGCCGATGTGGCCCGTGCCCTGCTGGAAGACGTGGGTGCGGCCGATTTGACGGCGGGCCTGGTGAACCCGCAGACCCGTGCCACGGCCCGGGTGCTGGCGCGTGAATCGGCCGTGATTTGTGGTCAACCCTGGGTGCAGGCCGCGGTGCTTGCGCTGGATCCCACGGCGCAGATCATCTGGCATGTGCCTGAAGGCCACCGCTGCCAGGCGGATCAACAGGTATTTGAAATCCATGGGCAGGCGCGTGCGCTGCTGACAGCGGAGCGCACCGCACTGAATTTTCTGCAACTGCTCAGTGCCGTGGCCAGCAAGACCCATGATTTTGTGCAAGCGGTGCGCGATGTGCCAGGGGCCAAAGCGCGGATTGTCGACACACGCAAAACGCTGCCCGGGCTGCGGCTGGCGCAAAAATACGCGGTGCTTACCGGTGGCGGCACCAACCACCGCCTGGGTTTGTACGACGCGGTGCTGATCAAGGAAAACCACATTGCGGCTGCCGGTGGCGTGACGGCTGTGCTGAAGCTGGCCGCGCAGGTGGCCCCACAAGCCAAGTTTGTTGAAATTGAAATTGAAACCCAGGAGCAGCTCCGTGAGGCGCTGGAGGCGGGGGCCGACATGGTGCTGCTGGACAACATGAGCCTGGCCCAGTTGCACGAAGCGGTGAGCCTGAACGCCGGGCGTGCGATTCTGGAAGTGTCCGGTGGGGTCAACTTGTCCACGGTGCAGGCGATTGCGGCTACAGGCGTGGATCGTATTTCGATCGGGGCTTTGACCAAAGACGTGAAAGCCATTGATTTTTCAATGCGTTTTATGCCTGAAGCGCTTGAAAATCAAGCATAAGCAGCTTTTAAATTTATAGCAAGGAAGGCACATGACAAACACCTTGAAAGAAGTCGACTACGAGCAGCCACAAGCCGCGGGTGACGGTGGTGTCTGTGCCACCAAACACGCCTGGGCGCGGGTTCCGGTAGAACCCAGCCCGGCCGAGAGGGCTGCCCTCAAAGACCAGATTCGTCGGCTCTTGAAAGAAAAAAACGCGGTCATGGTGTCGCACTACTACGTGCACCCCGACCTGCAAGACCTGGCCGAAGAAACCGGCGGGCTGGTGAGTGATTCGCTGGAAATGGCGCGTTTTGGCCGCGATCACGCCGCGCAAACCCTGGTGGTGTCAGGCGTGCGCTTCATGGGCGAAACCGCCAAGATTTTGTCGCCCGAAAAACGCGTGCTGATGCCCGATCTGGAGGCCACCTGCTCACTCGACCTGGGCTGCCCAGTCGATGCATTCAGCGCCTTTTGTGATGCCCACCCGGATCGCACGGTGGTGGTTTACGCCAACACCAGCGCCGCCGTCAAGGCTCGGGCCGACTGGCTGGTGACCTCCAGTTGCGCCCTGGAGATCGTGCAAGCCCTGAAAGACAAGGGTCACAAAATCCTGTGGGCACCAGACCGGCACTTGGGCGGCTACATCCAGCGCGAGACCGGGGCCGACATGTTGATGTGGAACGGCTCCTGCATCGTGCACGACGAGTTCAAGGCCTTCGAGCTGGAAGGTTTGATGCGCGAACACCCGCAAGCTAAGGTGCTGGTGCACCCCGAGTCTCCCGCCCACGTGGTGGCGCTGGCCGATGCGGTGGGTTCGACCTCGGCCATTCTGAAAGCCGCACGGGAGATGGATGCGCAGGAATTCATTGTGGCCACCGACAACGGCATGATGCACAAGCTGCGAACGCTCAACCCCGGCAAGCTGTTTCTGGAAGCCCCAACCGCCGGCAACAGCGCCACCTGTAAAAGCTGCGCCCATTGCCCCTGGATGGCCATGAACGGTCTGGCCGATGTGGCCCGGGTGCTGGCAACCGGGGCCAATGAAGTGCGGGTTGACCCCGCCCTGATTCCCCGTGCGCGCCAGCCGATTGACTGCATGCTGGCCTTCACTGCCGCCCTCAAAGGTGGCCATGATGCGGGCAGCCTGGTGCCGCAGATCGGCGCAGCTTAGCGGGGCGTTTTTAGCGCCCGCGCATGAACAATGCATCAAGCTCGCGCAAGCTCATTGGCCGCCAGGTTGGGCGGCCATGGTTGCATTGATCGGCGCGTTCGGTGGCCTCCATCTGGCGCAGCAAGGCGTTCATTTCTTCCAGACTCAGGCGGCGGTTGGCCCGCACCGCACCGTGGCAGGCCATGCTGCCGAGCAGCTCGTTGTGGGCGCGGGCAATCACCGTGCTGGCCTCATGCTGGCCCAGCTCGGCCAGCACGCTGCGCGCCAGTTCTACCGCATCGCCTTGCGCCAAAGTGGTTGGCACGGCGCGTACCGCCAGGGTTTTGCCTGAAAAAGGCGTGATGTCCAGGCCCAGCAGTTGCAGCGTGGCACTGTGGGCTTCGGCGGTGGCCACTTCCAGCGCTGTGGCGGCAAAGGTGGCCGGAATCAGCAGCGGCTGGCTGGGCAGGGCGGTTGCCGCCGCGTTGGCTGCAGCCCATTGGGTTTTGAGCCGCTCGTAAACAATACGTTCGTGGGCCGCGTGCATGTCCACCAGCACCAGGCCCTGGGCGTTTTCCGCCAGGATGTAGATGCCTTTGAGCTGGCCGATGGCCCGGCCCAGCGGCCAGTCGCCTTCGGGCAGGGGGGCTTCTGATCGGGCTGGTTCAGGTGTTTGCCAAGTTTGCGCCGCTTGCGGCATGGCGGGTGGTGTGGGTTTGCTGGTGTCTGGCGCGGTCTGGCTGATCTGCCAGAGGGCACCCAGGTCACTCACCCGGTGGCCCATCGGAGCTTCAAAATGCATAGCTGCTTGCGCATAGCTTGTCTGCGCTAGAGGCTTGTTTGGCTCATCAACTGGGGGCGCTACGGTGTGCACTGGCTGGGCGCTGGCCTGCGGCTGCGGGGCGGGCGGGGTTTGCCCGGCGCGTGGTGCGGCCAGCGCCGCTTCCACCGCATGGCGCACCGCCTGGTGCACCTCACGGCTGTCGCGAAAACGCACCTCGATCTTGGTCGGGTGTACGTTCACATCGACCCGCGTTGGGTCAAGCTCGACATACAGCGCATACACCGGCTGGCGCTGGCCGTGTAACACGTCTTCGTAGGCGCTGCGGCCGGCGTGGGTGATGACTTTGTCGCGCACAAAGCGGCCATTCACATAGCAGAACTGCAAGTCAGAGCGGGCGCGGGCGGCATCCGGGATACCGGCGCGGCCCCAGACTTTGATGACTGGGGCGTAATCAGGCCGACCGGGTGCGGCGCTGGTGGAGAAATCGACCCAGACCGAGCGCTCGACAAACTCGCTGCCCAGCACGTCGGCCAGGCGCTGCTCCAGCGCGGGCAAGCTGTTGCGCTCACCACAGCGCCGCCATTGCTCGACCAGTTTGCCGTCGGCCCAGATGGCAAAACCGACATCGGGCCGGGCCAGTGCGTGGCGGCGCACGGCCTCCACACAATGGGCTTGTTCGGTGGCATCGGTTTTCAGAAACTTGCGCCGCGCCGGGGTCGAGAAAAACAGCTCTTTGACCTCGACCGTGGTGCCCAGGGCACGTGCCACGGGTTTGAGCTCACCCGTCTGGCCTTCCAGAAGATAAGCATGATTTTGGCCTGTAGCCCTTGATAACAATGCGCAATCAGCAATCGAATTGATAGCGGCCAGGGCCTCGCCGCGAAAACCCATGGTGGCGACCGATTCCAGGTCGGTCAGGTTGCCGATCTTGCTGGTGGCGTGGCGTTTCAGGGCAATCGGCAGCTCGTCGGGCAGGATGCCGCAGCCGTCGTCTTCCACGCTGATCAGGCGCACGCCCCCGGCAACCAAGCGCACGGTGATCTGGCTGGCACCGGAGTCGAGCGCGTTGTCAACCAGTTCGCGCACCACCGAGGCCGGGCGTTCCACCACTTCGCCGGCGGCGATCTGGCTGATCAGCTCGTCGGGCAGTTCACGGATTGGGCGGCGCGGTGGGGTTGGGTTATTCATTGTCGAAGGTTTCAAGCAGGGAGGCGGGTTGGGTCGGGTCAAGCGGGGCCGGCAATTCTTCCACATCGCGCAACTTGCGCTGGATGGCCCGGGTGCGCACGCCAACTTCGTTGAACTTGGCGGCGGCAGTGTCGATGGATTTTTTGGTGGCTTCGA is a window of Rhodoferax lithotrophicus DNA encoding:
- the grxC gene encoding glutaredoxin 3 → MQAVKMYTTAVCPYCIRAKQLLKARGVEQIEEIRIDLNPAERDQMMAITQRRTVPQIFVGSTHVGGCDDLVALDAKGGLLSLLQAA
- the secB gene encoding protein-export chaperone SecB, giving the protein MAENQDPIFQIQRVYLKESSLEQPNSPAILLEQEQPTVDIQLGVNAAPVAEGVFEVVVTATVQTKIKDKTVFLVEASQAGIFEIRNLPQEQMGPIMGIACPQIVYPYLRGNVADLIQRAGFPPVHLSEINFQAMYEQQQSAQAEPTLPQ
- a CDS encoding NAD(P)H-dependent glycerol-3-phosphate dehydrogenase, encoding MKIIVLGAGAWGTALAVSAQRTGHQVTLWARDVALVQTMQTRHENLRYLPGVVLPDGLSFSATPVNLLNAGLAQADLVVIATPMAALRQMLTAVAACRAPVAWLCKGFEAASSEGFGLLAHEIQAQVAPDLRAGVLSGPSFALEVARGQPTALVAASVHTSVRSALVAAFHSPTLRVYANEDIVGVEVGGAVKNVLAIATGLCDGLQLGLNARAALITRGLAEMTRLGLALGAQATTFMGLSGLGDLVLTATGDLSRNRQVGLSLAQGHNLSQATAALGHVAEGVYSARTVVQRAAQVGVEMPIAQAVVALLDAQLTPVQAVAALMGREPTQEQAVQAVLT
- the nadC gene encoding carboxylating nicotinate-nucleotide diphosphorylase; its protein translation is MTAHSDFSPAMVAELASADVARALLEDVGAADLTAGLVNPQTRATARVLARESAVICGQPWVQAAVLALDPTAQIIWHVPEGHRCQADQQVFEIHGQARALLTAERTALNFLQLLSAVASKTHDFVQAVRDVPGAKARIVDTRKTLPGLRLAQKYAVLTGGGTNHRLGLYDAVLIKENHIAAAGGVTAVLKLAAQVAPQAKFVEIEIETQEQLREALEAGADMVLLDNMSLAQLHEAVSLNAGRAILEVSGGVNLSTVQAIAATGVDRISIGALTKDVKAIDFSMRFMPEALENQA
- the nadA gene encoding quinolinate synthase NadA, whose protein sequence is MTNTLKEVDYEQPQAAGDGGVCATKHAWARVPVEPSPAERAALKDQIRRLLKEKNAVMVSHYYVHPDLQDLAEETGGLVSDSLEMARFGRDHAAQTLVVSGVRFMGETAKILSPEKRVLMPDLEATCSLDLGCPVDAFSAFCDAHPDRTVVVYANTSAAVKARADWLVTSSCALEIVQALKDKGHKILWAPDRHLGGYIQRETGADMLMWNGSCIVHDEFKAFELEGLMREHPQAKVLVHPESPAHVVALADAVGSTSAILKAAREMDAQEFIVATDNGMMHKLRTLNPGKLFLEAPTAGNSATCKSCAHCPWMAMNGLADVARVLATGANEVRVDPALIPRARQPIDCMLAFTAALKGGHDAGSLVPQIGAA
- the mutL gene encoding DNA mismatch repair endonuclease MutL; translation: MNNPTPPRRPIRELPDELISQIAAGEVVERPASVVRELVDNALDSGASQITVRLVAGGVRLISVEDDGCGILPDELPIALKRHATSKIGNLTDLESVATMGFRGEALAAINSIADCALLSRATGQNHAYLLEGQTGELKPVARALGTTVEVKELFFSTPARRKFLKTDATEQAHCVEAVRRHALARPDVGFAIWADGKLVEQWRRCGERNSLPALEQRLADVLGSEFVERSVWVDFSTSAAPGRPDYAPVIKVWGRAGIPDAARARSDLQFCYVNGRFVRDKVITHAGRSAYEDVLHGQRQPVYALYVELDPTRVDVNVHPTKIEVRFRDSREVHQAVRHAVEAALAAPRAGQTPPAPQPQASAQPVHTVAPPVDEPNKPLAQTSYAQAAMHFEAPMGHRVSDLGALWQISQTAPDTSKPTPPAMPQAAQTWQTPEPARSEAPLPEGDWPLGRAIGQLKGIYILAENAQGLVLVDMHAAHERIVYERLKTQWAAANAAATALPSQPLLIPATFAATALEVATAEAHSATLQLLGLDITPFSGKTLAVRAVPTTLAQGDAVELARSVLAELGQHEASTVIARAHNELLGSMACHGAVRANRRLSLEEMNALLRQMEATERADQCNHGRPTWRPMSLRELDALFMRGR